Proteins found in one Oncorhynchus tshawytscha isolate Ot180627B linkage group LG25, Otsh_v2.0, whole genome shotgun sequence genomic segment:
- the LOC112224548 gene encoding interferon gamma receptor 1-like isoform X2, which produces MSLICHNFHNVIYWNYSEPSLQPQFNVEMTRKYSGAALVCSNTSLYHCDVSSFTKVIEEGYRFILTAVGQNTNYSEISFTYDDTMYPDLVDVQCSLDFPPVNISAVSDQMIKVQFIHPFHIYKYAIIKNERPDHKEFDYMVVAEDHLKQHSFACSYKQHHVCEAEIPVDEKMDRHCVKMKGKMNNVHVSAHQNICIEGKHGDSGPSYTALYIVIPIVAIVVIAFIVWLIYSKLTSGSFPQPKILASILSHMGSVRSLMLPERAILSEVQTGGSPLLQTPTESLPDETLTVFSTPQEEVLRLPIGLKDQEWSGGEVMLPNEGSGYDVPHRPVIIPVIEEMSPGDTVTGYKI; this is translated from the exons ATGAGCCTCATCTGCCACAATTTTCACAATGTGATCTATTGGAACTACAgtgaaccatctctgcagccacAGTTCAATGTGGAAATGACAAGAAAATATTCTGG TGCTGCCTTGGTTTGTTCAAACACTTCCCTCTACCACTGCGATGTCTCCTCATTTACCAAAGTAATAGAAGAGGGCTACCGTTTCATATTGACTGCTGTTGGACAGAATACCAATTACTCTGAAATTTCATTCACCTACGATGATACAATGTATCCAGACCTGGTGGATGTACAGT GCTCATTGGATTTCCCACCTGTCAACATCTCTGCTGTATCTGATCAAATGATCAAAGTTCAATTCATTCACCCATTTCACATCTACAAATATGCCATCATCAAAAATGAAAGACCAGATCATAAGGAATTTGATTACATGGTTGTCGCAGAAGATCACTTG AAACAACACAGCTTTGCCTGCTCTTACAAGCAACACCATGTGTGTGAGGCTGAAATACCAGTCGATGAAAAGATGGATAGGCACTGCGTCAAGATGAAAGGAAAAATGAACAATGTTCATGTCTCAGCTCACCAGAACATATGCATTGAGGGGAAGCATGGGGATTCCG GTCCTAGCTACACTGCCCTCTACATTGTGATCCCTATCGTTGCCATAGTGGTGATTGCGTTCATCGTGTGGCTGATATACAGTAAACTGACAAGCGGCTCATTCCCTCAACCAAAGATTTTG GCTTCCATACTGTCACATATGGGTTCAGTTAGGTCACTTATGCTCCCTGAGAGAGCCATCCTGAGTGAGGTACAAACAGGTGGCTCCCCCCTGCTGCAGACCCCCACGGAATCTTTGCCAGATGAGACCCTCACAGTCTTCAGTACCCCCCAGGAAGAGGTCCTCCGCCTCCCCATTGGACTGAAAGACCAGGAGTGGAGCGGTGGGGAGGTCATGTTGCCTAACGAGGGGTCAGGCTATGACGTCCCCCATAGACCTGTGATTATTCCTGTGATAGAGGAGATGAGTCCTGGGGACACTGTTACAGGATACAAAATCTGA
- the LOC112224548 gene encoding interferon gamma receptor 1-like isoform X1 has translation MAWVRIVRISLILVLSQQVVSYVPPPVNMSLICHNFHNVIYWNYSEPSLQPQFNVEMTRKYSGAALVCSNTSLYHCDVSSFTKVIEEGYRFILTAVGQNTNYSEISFTYDDTMYPDLVDVQCSLDFPPVNISAVSDQMIKVQFIHPFHIYKYAIIKNERPDHKEFDYMVVAEDHLKQHSFACSYKQHHVCEAEIPVDEKMDRHCVKMKGKMNNVHVSAHQNICIEGKHGDSGPSYTALYIVIPIVAIVVIAFIVWLIYSKLTSGSFPQPKILASILSHMGSVRSLMLPERAILSEVQTGGSPLLQTPTESLPDETLTVFSTPQEEVLRLPIGLKDQEWSGGEVMLPNEGSGYDVPHRPVIIPVIEEMSPGDTVTGYKI, from the exons TTCCTCCTCCTGTCAACATGAGCCTCATCTGCCACAATTTTCACAATGTGATCTATTGGAACTACAgtgaaccatctctgcagccacAGTTCAATGTGGAAATGACAAGAAAATATTCTGG TGCTGCCTTGGTTTGTTCAAACACTTCCCTCTACCACTGCGATGTCTCCTCATTTACCAAAGTAATAGAAGAGGGCTACCGTTTCATATTGACTGCTGTTGGACAGAATACCAATTACTCTGAAATTTCATTCACCTACGATGATACAATGTATCCAGACCTGGTGGATGTACAGT GCTCATTGGATTTCCCACCTGTCAACATCTCTGCTGTATCTGATCAAATGATCAAAGTTCAATTCATTCACCCATTTCACATCTACAAATATGCCATCATCAAAAATGAAAGACCAGATCATAAGGAATTTGATTACATGGTTGTCGCAGAAGATCACTTG AAACAACACAGCTTTGCCTGCTCTTACAAGCAACACCATGTGTGTGAGGCTGAAATACCAGTCGATGAAAAGATGGATAGGCACTGCGTCAAGATGAAAGGAAAAATGAACAATGTTCATGTCTCAGCTCACCAGAACATATGCATTGAGGGGAAGCATGGGGATTCCG GTCCTAGCTACACTGCCCTCTACATTGTGATCCCTATCGTTGCCATAGTGGTGATTGCGTTCATCGTGTGGCTGATATACAGTAAACTGACAAGCGGCTCATTCCCTCAACCAAAGATTTTG GCTTCCATACTGTCACATATGGGTTCAGTTAGGTCACTTATGCTCCCTGAGAGAGCCATCCTGAGTGAGGTACAAACAGGTGGCTCCCCCCTGCTGCAGACCCCCACGGAATCTTTGCCAGATGAGACCCTCACAGTCTTCAGTACCCCCCAGGAAGAGGTCCTCCGCCTCCCCATTGGACTGAAAGACCAGGAGTGGAGCGGTGGGGAGGTCATGTTGCCTAACGAGGGGTCAGGCTATGACGTCCCCCATAGACCTGTGATTATTCCTGTGATAGAGGAGATGAGTCCTGGGGACACTGTTACAGGATACAAAATCTGA